A single Methylobacterium sp. 17Sr1-1 DNA region contains:
- a CDS encoding ABC transporter ATP-binding protein, with product MLAIRNLSIAFPRPGGPVRVVDDVSVAVGRGESLGIVGESGSGKSMLSLATIGLLPKSARTSGEILLEGRDILQMSERELCSLRGRRIGMIFQEPMTALNPAMTAGQQIAEGIRLHRDVGGPEARAEALRLLERVRIPDPARRIDSYPHEMSGGQRQRVGIAIALALKPDLLIADEPTTALDVTVQKEILDILDELVADLGLSLILISHDLGVIARSTDRTLVMCRGRAVEEGPTEQVLRHPTAQYTRDLIAALPRRARAGLGETGSGEDTSGGVPRRAAGGAR from the coding sequence ATGCTCGCGATCCGCAACCTCTCCATCGCCTTCCCGCGGCCCGGCGGCCCGGTCCGCGTCGTCGACGACGTCTCGGTCGCGGTCGGCCGCGGCGAGAGCCTCGGCATCGTCGGCGAGTCGGGCTCCGGCAAGTCGATGCTGTCGCTCGCCACCATCGGGCTCCTGCCGAAGAGCGCCCGCACCTCCGGCGAGATCCTGCTCGAGGGCCGCGACATCCTGCAGATGAGCGAGCGCGAGCTGTGCTCCTTGCGCGGCCGGCGCATCGGCATGATCTTCCAGGAGCCGATGACGGCGCTCAACCCCGCGATGACCGCGGGCCAGCAGATCGCGGAAGGCATCCGCCTGCACCGCGACGTCGGCGGGCCTGAGGCCCGGGCGGAGGCGCTCCGCCTGCTGGAGCGGGTGCGGATCCCCGATCCGGCCCGGCGCATCGACAGCTACCCGCACGAGATGTCCGGCGGCCAGCGCCAGCGCGTCGGCATCGCCATCGCGCTCGCACTCAAGCCCGACCTCCTGATCGCCGACGAGCCGACCACGGCCCTCGACGTGACGGTGCAGAAGGAGATCCTCGACATCCTCGACGAGCTGGTGGCCGATCTCGGCCTGTCCCTGATCCTGATCAGCCACGACCTCGGGGTGATCGCCCGCAGCACCGACCGGACCCTGGTGATGTGCCGCGGGCGCGCGGTGGAGGAGGGGCCGACCGAGCAGGTGCTGCGCCACCCCACCGCGCAATACACGCGCGACCTGATCGCCGCCCTGCCGCGCCGGGCCCGGGCGGGACTGGGGGAGACAGGGTCGGGCGAGGACACGTCCGGCGGCGTGCCGCGCCGTGCCGCGGGAGGTGCCCGATGA
- a CDS encoding ABC transporter permease yields the protein MTALALKLRGGWRPGSVTLLVGGVLTALLVGIALTSLVWTPEDPARMRILQKLKGPLVSGLLGTDHLGRDVASMLMRGAFNSLTTAFAAVAVGAVLGTLAGVAAAANHTCDAILMRVCDALFALPPILSAIMLGALLGPGALTAIVAIGVFMIPVFARVTRGAAMQIWARDYIMAARMAGKGIPRITLEHVLPNIAGQVIVQITIQLAMAILTEAGLSFLGLGLPPPAPTWGRMLAESQTYLLQAPHLALAPGLAIAAAVLGLNLLGDGLAARLDPRRRQAS from the coding sequence ATGACCGCCCTCGCCTTGAAGCTCCGGGGCGGCTGGCGCCCCGGCAGCGTCACCCTCCTCGTCGGCGGCGTCCTGACCGCTCTCCTCGTCGGGATCGCGCTCACCTCCCTGGTCTGGACCCCCGAGGATCCGGCCCGGATGCGCATCCTCCAGAAGCTCAAGGGGCCGCTGGTCTCGGGCCTGCTCGGCACCGACCATCTCGGGCGCGACGTCGCCTCGATGCTGATGCGCGGCGCCTTCAACTCGCTGACCACCGCCTTCGCGGCGGTGGCGGTCGGGGCGGTGCTCGGCACGCTCGCCGGCGTCGCGGCGGCCGCGAACCACACCTGCGACGCGATCCTGATGCGGGTCTGCGACGCACTGTTCGCCCTGCCGCCGATCCTGTCGGCGATCATGCTCGGCGCGCTGCTGGGTCCCGGCGCGCTCACCGCCATCGTGGCGATCGGGGTGTTCATGATCCCGGTCTTCGCCCGGGTCACTCGGGGCGCGGCGATGCAGATCTGGGCGCGAGACTACATCATGGCCGCCCGCATGGCCGGCAAGGGCATTCCGCGCATCACCCTGGAGCACGTCCTGCCCAACATCGCCGGCCAGGTCATCGTCCAGATCACGATCCAGCTCGCCATGGCGATCCTGACCGAGGCGGGCCTGAGCTTCCTCGGCCTCGGCCTGCCGCCGCCGGCCCCGACCTGGGGGCGGATGCTGGCGGAGTCGCAGACCTACCTGCTCCAGGCCCCCCACCTGGCGCTCGCCCCCGGCCTCGCCATCGCGGCCGCGGTGCTCGGCCTCAACCTCCTGGGCGACGGGCTCGCCGCCCGCCTCGACCCGCGCCGCCGGCAGGCCTCCTGA
- a CDS encoding ABC transporter permease → MLRHLARRAAGFAVTFLLISVLVFCMMEIVPGDPASAMLGTSATPETLAALRAQMGLDAPAVIRYLRWLGGLATGDMGVSYTYGVPVGALIRERLAVTLPLTGFAVLLAVGIALPLGVTAASRPGGVADGAATLYAQGGIAVPNFWIGLLLIMVVALGLGWLPAGGFPGWDAPGSALRALLLPALALAIPQSAVLTRVTRASVVEVMNEDFVRTARAKGASVSRALWRHAVPNALVPVITMLGLQISFLIGGAVLVENVFTLPGMGRLAWQALAQRDLIVIQNVVMVFATIVIVVNLGVDLLYTVVDPRLRKRA, encoded by the coding sequence ATGTTGAGGCACCTCGCCCGCCGCGCCGCCGGCTTCGCGGTCACCTTCCTGCTGATCTCGGTCCTGGTCTTCTGCATGATGGAGATCGTGCCGGGAGACCCGGCTTCGGCGATGCTCGGCACCTCGGCCACGCCCGAGACGCTGGCGGCGCTCCGCGCCCAGATGGGCCTCGATGCCCCGGCCGTGATCCGCTACCTGCGCTGGCTCGGCGGCCTCGCGACCGGCGACATGGGGGTGTCCTACACCTACGGCGTGCCGGTGGGCGCGCTGATCCGGGAGCGGCTGGCGGTGACGCTGCCGCTCACCGGCTTCGCGGTGCTCCTCGCCGTCGGCATCGCCCTGCCGCTCGGGGTCACCGCGGCCTCGCGGCCCGGCGGCGTGGCCGACGGTGCCGCCACGCTCTACGCGCAAGGAGGGATCGCGGTGCCGAATTTCTGGATCGGGCTCCTGCTGATCATGGTGGTGGCGCTCGGCCTCGGCTGGCTGCCGGCCGGCGGCTTTCCGGGCTGGGATGCGCCGGGCTCGGCCCTGCGCGCCCTGCTCCTGCCGGCGCTGGCGCTCGCCATCCCGCAATCGGCGGTGCTGACCCGGGTGACGCGGGCCTCGGTGGTCGAGGTGATGAACGAGGATTTCGTGCGCACCGCCCGGGCCAAGGGCGCCTCGGTCTCCCGCGCCCTGTGGCGCCATGCCGTGCCGAACGCGCTGGTGCCGGTCATCACGATGCTCGGCCTGCAGATCTCGTTCCTGATCGGCGGCGCGGTGCTGGTCGAGAACGTGTTCACCCTGCCCGGCATGGGCCGGCTCGCCTGGCAGGCCCTGGCGCAGCGCGACCTGATCGTGATCCAGAACGTCGTGATGGTGTTCGCCACCATCGTCATCGTGGTCAATCTCGGGGTCGACCTGCTCTACACGGTCGTCGATCCCCGCCTGAGGAAGCGCGCATGA
- a CDS encoding ABC transporter substrate-binding protein — MVSRTRFPRRCLLTGALLAALALPGLAGAALAAPRTDLVLGMPVEPPGLDPTSAAPTVIGQVVWQNVFEGLTRVDRDGKVQPQLAKSWTISPDGLTYTFALQQGVKFHNGEPFDASTAKFALDAIRAPGSVNPQKALYAVIADVKAPDPATLVLTLSKPSGNLLFWLGLPAAVMVEPKSRDGLKSNPVGTGPFRFAAWRKGDRVELARSPDHWNTARKVHLDKVTFRFIGDPQAAAAALRAGDVDAFPLLPAPELYAAFQKDKAFKAEPGLTASKVVAGMNNAGKPFAEKRVRQALMMAVDRKLLIEGAYSGYGAPIGSHYTPNDPGYKDLTGVYPYDPKKAKALLAEAGYAKGLTFTFKSPQMAYATRTAEILQAMFSEVGVTMNIVPTEFPAKWVQEVMRDRSFDMTVIAHAEPLDIAIYSNDPYYFGYKNPAFNEVVAQAAQATDEATRLKLYGDAQQILADDVPALFLFVLPKLSVWKAKLTGFWKNEPVPSNDLTDVRWTE; from the coding sequence ATGGTCTCACGCACGCGCTTCCCCCGTCGTTGCCTGCTGACGGGCGCCCTTCTCGCCGCGCTCGCCCTGCCGGGGCTCGCCGGTGCCGCCCTGGCCGCCCCGCGCACCGACCTCGTCCTCGGCATGCCGGTCGAGCCCCCGGGCCTCGACCCGACCAGTGCCGCCCCGACCGTGATCGGCCAGGTGGTGTGGCAGAACGTGTTCGAGGGCCTGACCCGGGTCGACCGCGACGGCAAGGTGCAGCCGCAGCTGGCGAAGAGCTGGACGATCTCGCCCGACGGCCTGACCTACACCTTCGCGCTCCAGCAGGGCGTGAAGTTCCACAACGGCGAGCCCTTCGACGCCAGCACCGCAAAATTCGCCCTCGACGCGATCCGGGCGCCGGGCTCGGTCAACCCGCAGAAGGCGCTCTACGCGGTCATCGCCGACGTCAAGGCGCCGGACCCCGCCACCCTGGTCCTGACGCTCTCCAAGCCCTCCGGCAACCTGCTGTTCTGGCTCGGCCTGCCGGCGGCGGTGATGGTCGAGCCGAAGTCGCGCGACGGGCTTAAAAGCAATCCGGTCGGCACCGGCCCGTTCCGCTTCGCCGCCTGGCGCAAGGGCGACCGGGTCGAGCTGGCGCGCAGCCCCGATCACTGGAACACGGCCCGCAAGGTCCATCTCGACAAGGTCACGTTCCGCTTCATCGGCGATCCGCAGGCCGCCGCCGCGGCGCTCCGTGCCGGCGACGTCGACGCCTTCCCGCTCCTGCCGGCGCCGGAGCTCTACGCCGCCTTCCAGAAGGACAAGGCGTTCAAGGCGGAGCCGGGCCTGACCGCGAGCAAGGTCGTGGCCGGCATGAACAATGCGGGCAAGCCCTTCGCCGAAAAGCGCGTGCGCCAGGCGCTGATGATGGCGGTCGACCGCAAGCTCCTGATCGAGGGCGCCTATTCGGGCTACGGTGCGCCGATCGGCAGCCACTACACGCCCAACGACCCGGGCTACAAAGACCTGACGGGGGTCTACCCCTACGACCCGAAGAAGGCGAAGGCGCTGCTGGCGGAAGCCGGCTACGCCAAGGGCCTGACCTTCACCTTCAAGTCGCCGCAGATGGCCTACGCCACCCGCACCGCCGAGATCCTGCAGGCGATGTTCTCCGAGGTCGGCGTCACGATGAACATCGTGCCGACCGAGTTCCCGGCGAAGTGGGTGCAGGAGGTGATGCGCGACCGCAGCTTCGACATGACGGTCATCGCCCATGCCGAGCCGCTCGACATCGCGATCTACTCGAACGACCCGTACTATTTCGGCTACAAGAACCCGGCCTTCAACGAGGTGGTGGCCCAAGCCGCGCAGGCGACCGACGAGGCGACCCGGCTGAAGCTCTACGGCGACGCGCAACAGATCCTGGCCGACGACGTGCCGGCCCTGTTCCTGTTCGTGCTGCCGAAGCTCAGCGTGTGGAAGGCCAAGCTCACGGGGTTCTGGAAAAACGAGCCGGTGCCGTCGAACGACCTGACGGACGTGCGCTGGACGGAGTAG
- a CDS encoding LysR family transcriptional regulator, with product MQLRALIYFNELARHGSMRRAAEKLGIAPTAISRQIENLEYHFGAPLVERDPTGIRLTAAGELLAARSARSLRELDHVRTLIDDLKGLRAGRVTVYASGAAASGLLVPALADFAASYPDVRFEVVVASVGRTMQALADGEADLAVTLFTPQQAEIVVRCRAPVDHAVVMAPDHPLADRLQVDPRDLLAYPVAVPDATFGVRQALDGQMREAGLPALDPVFTTSALEIQLELARRGRAVLVLPPFTVRRDEAAGTLATRPFRDLRVRTHLDLSHLKDRPLSFAAARLVAVLEQHMPGFHADGEV from the coding sequence GTGCAGCTGCGGGCCCTGATCTACTTCAACGAGCTCGCCCGGCACGGCTCGATGCGGCGGGCGGCGGAAAAACTCGGCATCGCGCCGACCGCGATCAGCCGCCAGATCGAGAACCTCGAATACCATTTCGGCGCGCCCCTGGTGGAGCGCGACCCGACCGGGATCCGGCTCACCGCCGCCGGCGAGCTTCTGGCCGCCCGCTCGGCCCGGTCCTTGCGCGAGCTCGACCACGTCCGCACCCTGATCGACGACCTCAAGGGCCTGCGGGCGGGCCGCGTCACGGTCTATGCCAGCGGGGCGGCGGCCTCGGGCCTGCTGGTGCCGGCGCTGGCGGATTTCGCCGCGAGCTACCCGGACGTCCGCTTCGAGGTCGTGGTGGCGAGCGTCGGGCGCACCATGCAGGCGCTCGCCGACGGGGAGGCGGACCTCGCCGTCACCCTGTTCACGCCGCAGCAGGCCGAGATCGTCGTGCGCTGCCGCGCGCCGGTCGACCACGCCGTCGTGATGGCGCCCGATCATCCCCTCGCCGACCGCCTGCAGGTCGACCCGCGCGACCTCCTCGCCTACCCGGTCGCGGTGCCGGACGCGACCTTCGGGGTGCGCCAGGCCCTCGACGGGCAGATGCGCGAGGCCGGCCTGCCGGCCCTCGATCCGGTCTTCACCACCAGCGCCCTCGAGATCCAGCTCGAACTCGCCCGCCGCGGCCGGGCGGTGCTGGTCCTGCCGCCCTTCACCGTGCGCCGCGACGAGGCGGCGGGCACGCTGGCGACGCGGCCCTTTCGCGATCTGCGCGTGCGCACCCATCTCGACCTGTCGCACCTCAAGGACCGGCCGCTCTCCTTCGCCGCCGCCAGGCTGGTAGCGGTTCTGGAGCAGCATATGCCCGGTTTCCATGCAGACGGCGAGGTGTAG
- a CDS encoding thioesterase family protein → MTDGLMADPRVLWSEDVLRYRDTDANGHVNNAVFAAFCESGRVQFFATHLTPLLTPDTFFVIARFVIDYRAELHYPGRVRTATWLARAGRTSLGFHHRILTGDVVAGEAESVCVLLSKETRRPAPLGPAGEAAARLVIGGA, encoded by the coding sequence ATGACCGACGGGCTGATGGCCGATCCGCGGGTGCTGTGGAGCGAGGACGTCCTGCGCTACCGCGACACCGACGCCAACGGCCACGTCAACAACGCGGTCTTCGCCGCCTTCTGCGAGAGCGGCCGGGTGCAGTTCTTCGCAACCCACCTGACCCCGCTGCTCACCCCCGACACCTTCTTCGTCATCGCCCGCTTCGTCATCGATTACCGGGCGGAGCTGCACTATCCCGGCCGGGTCCGCACCGCGACCTGGCTCGCCCGCGCGGGCCGCACCTCGCTCGGCTTCCATCACCGCATCCTCACCGGGGACGTCGTGGCGGGCGAGGCGGAGTCGGTCTGCGTGCTTCTGTCGAAGGAGACGCGGCGGCCGGCGCCGCTCGGCCCGGCCGGCGAGGCGGCGGCGCGGCTGGTGATCGGGGGGGCTTGA
- the truB gene encoding tRNA pseudouridine(55) synthase TruB: MHEDQPAEPAPQVTRPAREGRDGAPRQDRPRGRGRPPGDRPKRREISGWVILDKGVGMTSTHAVAAVKRALNAKKAGHAGTLDPLASGILPIALGEATKTVPFVMDGRKAYVFSVTWGVETDTDDAEGRPVATSDDRPSQEQVEAMLPRFVGAIEQVPPRYSAIKIQGERAYDLARDGEVVELVARPVQIDRLAIVAHTPERTVIEAECGKGTYVRAIARDLGRALGCYGHVSALRRTRVGPFAEDQSCTIGALEAAEAEANAAVLRPVETALDAVPHVPVSRDMAMRLMRGQPVILRGRDAPTEGKAYATCGGVLVAVGDVERGELVPHRVFHLGGTAPRNG; the protein is encoded by the coding sequence ATGCACGAGGATCAGCCCGCAGAGCCCGCGCCGCAGGTGACCCGCCCCGCCCGCGAAGGCCGCGACGGAGCCCCCCGTCAGGACCGGCCCCGCGGCCGCGGGCGCCCGCCGGGCGACCGGCCCAAGCGCCGCGAGATCAGCGGTTGGGTGATCCTCGACAAGGGCGTCGGCATGACCTCGACCCACGCGGTCGCGGCGGTCAAGCGCGCCCTCAACGCCAAGAAGGCGGGGCACGCCGGTACCCTCGACCCGCTCGCCTCCGGCATCCTGCCGATCGCGCTGGGCGAGGCGACCAAGACCGTTCCCTTCGTGATGGACGGCCGCAAGGCCTACGTCTTCTCGGTCACCTGGGGCGTCGAGACCGACACCGACGACGCGGAGGGGCGCCCAGTCGCGACCTCCGACGACCGTCCGTCTCAGGAACAGGTCGAAGCGATGCTGCCGCGCTTCGTCGGCGCGATCGAGCAGGTGCCGCCGCGCTACTCAGCGATCAAGATCCAGGGCGAGCGCGCCTACGACCTCGCCCGCGACGGCGAGGTGGTGGAACTGGTCGCCCGGCCGGTGCAGATCGACCGGCTGGCCATCGTCGCCCATACGCCTGAGCGCACCGTGATCGAGGCCGAGTGCGGCAAGGGCACCTACGTGCGCGCCATCGCCCGCGACCTCGGCCGGGCGCTCGGCTGCTACGGCCACGTCTCGGCCCTGCGCCGCACCCGCGTCGGCCCCTTCGCCGAGGACCAGTCCTGCACCATCGGCGCGCTCGAGGCCGCCGAGGCCGAGGCCAACGCCGCGGTCCTGCGCCCGGTCGAGACGGCCCTCGACGCCGTGCCGCACGTGCCGGTCTCCCGCGACATGGCGATGCGGCTGATGCGCGGCCAGCCGGTGATCCTGCGCGGTCGCGACGCGCCGACCGAGGGCAAGGCCTACGCGACCTGCGGCGGCGTGCTCGTGGCGGTCGGCGACGTCGAGCGGGGCGAGCTCGTCCCGCACCGGGTGTTCCATCTCGGCGGCACTGCCCCGCGCAACGGCTGA
- the rbfA gene encoding 30S ribosome-binding factor RbfA, with protein sequence MVRKPQETAGPSQRQQRVAELVRHALAEVLSRGDIQDPVLSQHVITVPEVRMSPDLKLATAYIMPLGGQDERPVIEALERNKKVLRQEVARRVALKFAPDLRFRRDETFDEAARIDALLRSDKVQRDLGSESESEE encoded by the coding sequence ATGGTGCGCAAACCCCAGGAAACCGCAGGCCCCTCGCAGCGCCAGCAGCGCGTGGCCGAACTCGTGCGGCACGCTCTCGCCGAGGTGCTGAGCCGCGGCGACATCCAGGATCCGGTGCTGAGCCAGCACGTGATCACGGTGCCGGAGGTCCGCATGTCGCCGGACCTCAAGCTCGCCACCGCCTACATCATGCCGCTGGGCGGCCAGGACGAGCGCCCGGTGATCGAGGCGCTGGAGCGCAACAAGAAGGTGCTGCGCCAGGAGGTGGCCCGCCGGGTGGCGCTGAAATTCGCCCCCGACCTGCGCTTCCGCCGCGACGAGACGTTCGATGAGGCGGCGCGCATCGACGCGCTCCTGCGCAGCGACAAGGTCCAGCGCGATCTCGGCTCCGAATCGGAATCGGAAGAATAA
- the infB gene encoding translation initiation factor IF-2 yields the protein MSETKNPGDKTLHTGPAKTLSMKRPIEQGTVRQSFSHGRSKSVVVETVKRRPGGAPAPAAPKEAAPNQARSAPQGQGGRPGASRQDRPGAARSGVVLRTLSDQEQSARMAALVDAKRREEEERRRAVEEAQRRAEREAAEIREREAAEARKREEEERRRQEDARKRRAAEEAERRAQEDAVARAAPAPAPAPAAPEAPAAAPAAAAAAPRPATPVASRPAAPAGARPAAAGAPRPAAAGARPGAPAGVRPAAPAGTRPATPSTGITRPSAPAEPRRTLTADARKPRDLNFMARPAPKPEPEPAKPEPAAAKTAAAAKPATGAAATARPATGRPAAAEEEAETKRVIRRPGMPLKVITPPKTPKSPGGDRNRGRLTIATATSGEDERTRSLASFRRRNQRLTGHRQVEQKEKLAREVVIPETITIQELANRMSERAVDVIRMLMKQGQIHKITDVIDSDSAQLIAEELGHTVRRVAESDVEEGLFDEPDTDDDTQPRPPVVTIMGHVDHGKTSLLDAIRNANVVSGEAGGITQHIGAYQVTSPSGGKITFIDTPGHAAFTSMRARGARVTDIVVLVVAADDGVMPQTIEAISHAKAAEVPLIVAINKIDKPDANPQRVRTELLQHDIQVESMGGETLEFEVSAKTKDGLDELLEGLALQAEILDLRANPERSAEGTVIEAKLDRGRGPVATVLVERGTLRTGDIVVAGAEWGRVRALVDDTGRNVKEAAPSVPVEVLGFNGTPEAGDRVAVVENEARAREVTEYRARVKRERAAATGSGAGRTLMDMMRDLKEGAGRKEFPLVIKGDVQGSVEAIAGSLEKLGNDEVAARILHTGVGGITESDITLAQASGAVVVGFNVRAHKEAREAAERAGVEIRYYNIIYDLVDDVKAAMSGLLPPTLREERLGEARILEIFNVSKVGKIAGCRVEDGRVERGAHVRLIRDNVVVHEGKLSQLKRFKDDAKEVSAGQECGMAFENYQDMRPRDVIECYIVHEERRTL from the coding sequence ATGAGTGAGACGAAGAATCCGGGCGACAAGACGTTGCATACCGGTCCCGCCAAGACGCTGTCGATGAAGCGTCCGATCGAGCAGGGCACGGTGCGCCAGAGCTTCTCCCATGGCCGCTCCAAGTCGGTCGTGGTCGAGACGGTGAAACGTCGCCCCGGCGGCGCGCCGGCCCCGGCTGCGCCGAAGGAAGCCGCACCGAACCAGGCGCGCTCCGCTCCCCAGGGGCAGGGCGGCCGTCCGGGCGCCTCGCGCCAGGACCGTCCGGGTGCCGCGCGCTCCGGCGTCGTGCTGCGCACCCTGAGCGATCAGGAGCAGAGCGCCCGCATGGCCGCCCTCGTCGACGCCAAGCGTCGCGAGGAGGAGGAGCGCCGCCGCGCCGTCGAGGAGGCGCAGCGCCGCGCCGAGCGCGAGGCCGCCGAGATCCGCGAGCGTGAGGCCGCCGAGGCCCGCAAGCGCGAGGAGGAGGAGCGCCGCCGCCAGGAGGACGCGCGCAAGCGTCGTGCCGCCGAGGAGGCCGAGCGCCGCGCCCAGGAGGATGCGGTCGCCCGTGCGGCTCCGGCTCCGGCGCCCGCCCCGGCTGCCCCCGAGGCGCCTGCCGCCGCTCCGGCGGCTGCGGCTGCCGCCCCGCGTCCGGCGACCCCGGTCGCTTCCCGCCCGGCCGCTCCGGCCGGTGCCCGTCCTGCCGCCGCAGGGGCCCCCCGCCCCGCGGCTGCCGGCGCGCGTCCTGGCGCTCCGGCCGGCGTGCGTCCGGCGGCTCCCGCCGGCACCCGCCCGGCGACCCCGAGCACCGGGATCACCCGCCCGAGCGCCCCGGCCGAGCCGCGCCGCACGCTGACGGCCGATGCCCGCAAGCCGCGCGACCTGAACTTCATGGCCCGCCCGGCACCGAAGCCGGAGCCCGAGCCCGCCAAGCCCGAGCCCGCGGCCGCCAAGACCGCGGCAGCGGCCAAGCCCGCGACGGGCGCCGCCGCGACCGCGCGCCCCGCCACCGGCCGTCCGGCCGCGGCGGAGGAGGAGGCCGAGACCAAGCGGGTCATTCGCCGTCCCGGCATGCCGCTCAAGGTCATCACCCCGCCCAAGACGCCGAAGTCGCCGGGCGGCGACCGCAACCGCGGCCGCCTGACCATCGCGACCGCGACCTCGGGCGAGGACGAGCGCACCCGTTCGCTCGCCTCGTTCCGCCGCCGCAACCAGCGCCTGACCGGCCACCGCCAGGTGGAGCAGAAGGAGAAGCTGGCCCGCGAGGTGGTCATCCCGGAGACGATCACCATCCAGGAGCTCGCCAACCGGATGAGCGAGCGGGCGGTCGACGTCATCCGCATGCTGATGAAGCAGGGCCAGATCCACAAGATCACCGACGTGATCGACTCGGATTCGGCGCAGCTCATCGCCGAGGAGCTCGGCCACACCGTGCGCCGCGTCGCGGAGTCCGACGTCGAGGAGGGCCTGTTCGACGAGCCCGATACCGACGACGACACCCAGCCGCGCCCGCCGGTCGTGACCATCATGGGCCACGTCGACCACGGCAAGACCTCGCTGCTCGACGCGATCCGCAACGCCAACGTCGTCTCCGGCGAGGCGGGCGGCATCACGCAGCATATCGGCGCCTATCAGGTGACCTCGCCCTCCGGCGGCAAGATCACCTTCATCGACACCCCCGGCCACGCGGCCTTCACCTCGATGCGCGCCCGCGGCGCCCGGGTGACGGACATCGTGGTGCTGGTGGTGGCGGCCGATGACGGCGTCATGCCGCAGACGATCGAGGCGATCTCCCACGCCAAGGCGGCCGAGGTGCCGCTGATCGTGGCGATCAACAAGATCGACAAGCCCGACGCGAACCCGCAGCGGGTCCGCACCGAGCTGCTGCAGCACGACATCCAGGTCGAGTCGATGGGCGGCGAGACCCTCGAATTCGAGGTCTCGGCCAAGACCAAGGACGGCCTCGACGAGCTCCTGGAGGGCCTCGCCCTCCAGGCCGAGATCCTGGACCTGCGCGCCAACCCCGAGCGGTCGGCCGAGGGCACGGTGATCGAGGCCAAGCTCGACCGCGGCCGCGGCCCGGTGGCGACGGTGCTCGTCGAGCGCGGCACCCTGCGCACCGGCGACATCGTGGTGGCGGGCGCCGAGTGGGGCCGCGTGCGCGCCCTGGTCGACGATACCGGCCGCAACGTCAAGGAAGCGGCGCCGTCGGTTCCGGTCGAGGTGCTGGGCTTCAACGGCACGCCGGAGGCGGGCGACCGCGTCGCGGTGGTCGAGAACGAGGCCCGGGCCCGCGAGGTCACCGAGTACCGGGCCCGCGTGAAGCGCGAGCGCGCGGCGGCCACCGGCAGCGGTGCCGGCCGGACGCTGATGGACATGATGCGCGACCTCAAGGAGGGCGCCGGCCGCAAGGAGTTCCCGCTCGTCATCAAGGGCGACGTGCAGGGCTCGGTCGAGGCCATCGCCGGCTCGCTCGAGAAGCTCGGCAACGACGAGGTGGCGGCCCGCATCCTGCACACGGGTGTCGGCGGCATCACCGAATCGGACATCACCCTGGCCCAGGCCTCGGGTGCGGTCGTGGTCGGCTTCAACGTCCGCGCCCACAAGGAGGCGAGAGAGGCCGCCGAGCGGGCGGGCGTCGAGATCCGCTACTACAACATCATCTACGACCTCGTGGATGACGTGAAGGCGGCGATGTCGGGCCTGCTCCCGCCGACGCTCCGCGAGGAGCGCCTGGGCGAGGCGCGCATCCTCGAGATCTTCAACGTCTCGAAGGTGGGCAAGATCGCCGGTTGCCGGGTCGAGGATGGTCGCGTCGAGCGCGGCGCCCATGTCCGCCTCATCCGCGACAACGTGGTGGTGCACGAGGGCAAGCTCTCGCAGCTCAAGCGCTTCAAGGACGACGCCAAGGAAGTCTCGGCCGGCCAGGAATGCGGCATGGCCTTCGAGAACTACCAGGACATGCGTCCGCGCGACGTGATCGAGTGCTACATCGTGCACGAGGAGCGTCGCACGCTCTGA
- a CDS encoding RNA-binding protein, producing the protein MQDDTQDADALPPDVLDAGAGRGRANAERTCLVTREAGHPDRMIRFALGPDNQVVPDLRARLPGRGAWVTATRAAVQEAVKKRLFQRAFRQKDARVAPDLADVIEAGLREDLRQGFSLANKAGCVVTGFTKVESAVDSPTGVKALVHASDASPDGRRKLAQALRRRYGDAISRIPVLDDLSGEELDMALGRDHVIHAALVAGAGTAGLLARWRRLHVFRGGTATSGSAGTESSDSDAALPDAVQDGGPSLRTGPPEAGG; encoded by the coding sequence ATGCAGGACGACACCCAGGATGCGGACGCGCTGCCGCCGGACGTCCTCGACGCCGGCGCCGGGCGCGGCCGCGCCAATGCGGAGCGCACCTGCCTGGTCACGCGCGAGGCGGGCCATCCGGATCGGATGATCCGCTTCGCGCTCGGCCCCGACAACCAGGTGGTGCCGGACCTGCGCGCCCGGCTCCCCGGCCGCGGCGCCTGGGTCACGGCGACCCGGGCGGCGGTGCAGGAGGCGGTGAAGAAGCGGCTGTTCCAGCGCGCCTTCCGGCAGAAGGACGCCCGCGTGGCGCCCGATCTCGCCGATGTGATCGAAGCGGGGTTGCGCGAGGACCTGCGTCAGGGTTTCTCGCTCGCCAACAAGGCGGGCTGCGTCGTCACCGGCTTCACCAAGGTGGAGAGTGCCGTGGACAGCCCGACCGGGGTCAAGGCCCTGGTTCATGCCAGCGACGCGAGCCCGGACGGGCGCCGCAAGCTCGCCCAGGCATTGCGAAGGCGCTACGGCGATGCCATATCGAGGATCCCGGTGCTCGACGACCTGTCCGGTGAAGAATTGGACATGGCCTTGGGCCGGGATCATGTGATACACGCTGCCCTCGTCGCGGGAGCCGGTACTGCCGGCTTGCTCGCGCGTTGGCGTCGGCTCCACGTCTTCCGCGGCGGGACGGCGACGTCGGGAAGTGCCGGAACGGAGTCGTCAGACTCCGACGCGGCGCTCCCGGACGCTGTCCAGGATGGTGGACCATCGCTGCGGACCGGCCCCCCGGAGGCCGGTGGTTGA